One window of Bacillota bacterium genomic DNA carries:
- the leuD gene encoding 3-isopropylmalate dehydratase small subunit: protein MAFRGTVWKFGDNVDTDVIIPARYLNSSDPAHLARHCMEDADPGFAPRVKPGDIVVGGKNFGCGSSREHAPMAIRAVGISCVIAESFARIFYRNSINIGLPVLEAPEAARDAQPGDTLEVDVDQGAIRNVTQRKEYRSASYPEFVQEIIRAGGLIEYVKTRLIKEGRADRNE from the coding sequence TTGGCTTTCAGGGGCACTGTGTGGAAGTTCGGAGACAACGTGGATACAGATGTGATCATACCGGCGCGCTATTTGAACTCTTCCGACCCCGCGCACCTGGCAAGACACTGCATGGAAGATGCTGACCCGGGGTTCGCTCCCCGGGTCAAACCGGGAGATATCGTGGTGGGTGGCAAGAACTTCGGGTGCGGGAGTTCCAGGGAGCACGCACCCATGGCCATCAGAGCTGTGGGGATCTCATGCGTGATCGCAGAGTCCTTCGCCCGGATCTTCTATCGGAACTCCATAAACATAGGCTTGCCTGTGCTGGAGGCCCCCGAAGCTGCCCGGGATGCGCAGCCCGGGGACACCCTAGAGGTCGACGTGGACCAGGGAGCAATCCGCAACGTGACTCAAAGAAAGGAATACCGGTCCGCCTCCTATCCGGAGTTCGTGCAGGAGATAATCAGAGCGGGCGGGCTGATCGAATACGTCAAGACGAGATTGATCAAGGAAGGGCGGGCCGACCGAAATGAATGA
- the leuC gene encoding 3-isopropylmalate dehydratase large subunit encodes MGMTITEKILAVHAERDSVKPGELVSVKVDMVLGNDITAPVAIDQFRKTGAKEVFDPDRIALVPDHFAPNRDIASAEQCARQRDFAREQNIRHYFEVGRMGIEHCLLPEKGLVGPGEVIIGADSHTCTYGALGAFATGVGSTDMAAAMALGETWLRVPETMKFVYKGTLGKWVMGKDLILNTIGEIGVDGALYRAMEFTGEAIRSLSMDSRFTMANMAVEAGAKNGIIEPDETTMDYVRQRSDSDYGLFKSDPDAEYTAVFEFDVTGMEPQVAFPHSPENTRPISGVGTIRIDQAVIGSCTNGRMEDIRIAAEVMRGRRVHPHVRCLIFPGTQAIYLQAVREGLVEVFIEAGAMVSGPTCGPCLGGHMGVLSRGERCISTTNRNFVGRMGHPESEVFLANPAIAAASAILGRIASPEEL; translated from the coding sequence GTGGGTATGACGATCACCGAGAAGATCCTGGCCGTGCATGCTGAGCGGGACTCAGTGAAGCCGGGTGAACTTGTGTCAGTGAAGGTGGACATGGTACTCGGGAATGACATCACTGCCCCTGTTGCGATAGACCAGTTTCGAAAGACAGGAGCGAAGGAGGTATTCGATCCGGACAGGATCGCTCTCGTCCCCGACCATTTTGCGCCGAACAGGGATATTGCGTCCGCGGAACAGTGCGCAAGGCAAAGGGATTTCGCCCGGGAGCAGAACATCCGCCACTACTTCGAAGTGGGCAGGATGGGGATAGAACACTGCCTCCTGCCGGAGAAAGGCCTTGTGGGGCCGGGCGAAGTGATAATCGGTGCGGACTCCCATACGTGCACCTACGGAGCACTCGGTGCCTTCGCAACCGGTGTCGGAAGCACCGATATGGCGGCTGCCATGGCTCTCGGAGAGACCTGGCTACGCGTCCCTGAGACCATGAAGTTCGTGTACAAGGGCACGCTGGGGAAATGGGTGATGGGGAAGGATCTCATTCTCAACACTATCGGCGAGATAGGAGTCGATGGAGCACTCTACCGTGCCATGGAGTTTACCGGGGAGGCCATCCGGAGCCTCTCGATGGATAGCAGATTCACAATGGCCAACATGGCGGTGGAGGCTGGTGCCAAGAACGGGATCATAGAGCCGGACGAAACGACCATGGATTACGTGAGGCAGCGGTCAGACAGTGACTACGGGCTTTTCAAGAGTGACCCGGATGCAGAGTACACCGCAGTTTTCGAGTTCGACGTGACCGGAATGGAGCCTCAGGTGGCCTTTCCTCACTCCCCTGAGAACACGAGACCCATCTCGGGAGTGGGGACAATCCGGATAGACCAGGCCGTCATAGGCTCTTGCACAAACGGGCGCATGGAGGACATCAGGATTGCGGCCGAGGTCATGCGGGGGCGGCGGGTCCATCCCCATGTAAGGTGCCTCATATTCCCCGGGACGCAAGCCATATACCTGCAGGCGGTCAGGGAAGGTCTTGTGGAGGTCTTCATCGAGGCTGGTGCGATGGTGTCCGGCCCTACCTGCGGGCCTTGCCTCGGAGGTCACATGGGTGTGTTGAGCCGCGGGGAGCGGTGCATATCCACCACCAATCGGAACTTCGTTGGGAGGATGGGCCACCCAGAGAGTGAGGTATTCCTTGCGAACCCGGCAATTGCGGCAGCGTCAGCGATACTTGGGCGCATTGCGAGCCCTGAAGAACTCTGA
- the leuB gene encoding 3-isopropylmalate dehydrogenase has protein sequence MNESTRIALLSGDGIGPEVVREAVRALETVGEVFGHKFQFMTGLIGGAAIDAAGTPLPRETLELCRSSRSVILGAVGGPRWEGLPGPERPEAGLLGLRKGLGVFANLRPVRVLPCMAEASTLKRETVQGVDLVVVRELTGGLYFGTPRGRSGEGPHTSAVDTMVYSRHEIERVARVAFNLAAGRRKTVTSVDKANVLECSRLWREVVQAVAAEYPGVQLSHMYVDNMAMQLVRNPRQFDVVLTENMFGDILSDEAAMLPGSLGMLPSASLGLSGPGLYEPIHGSAPDIAGRGVANPIAAILSAAMLLRHSLCLINEARAVEHAVERVLNMGYRTPDIWHEGATQVGTEGMGSLIAREIERMAPSL, from the coding sequence ATGAATGAGTCCACGCGGATCGCCCTTCTCTCCGGCGATGGAATCGGGCCTGAGGTAGTCCGCGAGGCGGTCCGGGCACTCGAAACAGTCGGAGAAGTCTTCGGGCACAAGTTCCAGTTCATGACAGGCCTAATCGGCGGGGCCGCGATTGATGCTGCCGGGACTCCACTTCCCAGGGAGACCCTGGAATTGTGCCGTAGTTCCCGGTCTGTGATCCTGGGTGCTGTGGGAGGGCCGAGGTGGGAGGGTCTGCCCGGCCCCGAGCGGCCCGAAGCGGGCCTGCTCGGCTTGCGCAAGGGCCTTGGCGTATTCGCCAACCTCAGGCCCGTCAGGGTCCTCCCGTGCATGGCGGAGGCTTCGACGCTCAAACGTGAGACAGTGCAAGGAGTGGACCTCGTGGTGGTCAGGGAACTGACCGGTGGTCTCTATTTCGGCACCCCTCGAGGACGGTCCGGTGAAGGACCGCACACCTCTGCAGTGGACACCATGGTCTACTCCCGGCACGAAATTGAGAGGGTCGCAAGGGTCGCATTCAATCTTGCAGCGGGGCGGAGGAAGACCGTGACTTCTGTCGACAAAGCAAACGTCCTCGAGTGTTCACGGCTCTGGCGCGAAGTCGTGCAGGCTGTGGCGGCGGAGTATCCCGGAGTCCAGCTGAGCCACATGTACGTCGACAACATGGCCATGCAACTTGTCCGCAACCCGAGGCAGTTCGATGTGGTGCTCACGGAGAACATGTTCGGCGACATACTCAGCGACGAGGCTGCGATGCTGCCAGGATCCCTGGGGATGCTCCCCTCAGCGAGCCTCGGCCTGTCCGGGCCAGGCCTCTACGAGCCGATCCACGGCTCCGCGCCGGATATCGCGGGGCGGGGAGTGGCGAACCCGATTGCCGCGATCCTGTCTGCCGCGATGCTCCTCAGGCACTCCCTTTGTCTCATCAATGAGGCCCGGGCGGTGGAACACGCAGTAGAACGTGTTCTGAACATGGGCTACCGAACCCCTGACATCTGGCACGAAGGTGCGACGCAGGTTGGCACTGAGGGAATGGGTAGTCTGATCGCCCGAGAGATCGAGCGGATGGCACCTTCTCTTTGA
- a CDS encoding ABC transporter permease, which produces MTAWIAFWSILRKDMTTYYLKPPNISWGIIFPVAWTLAFFMRSSTPVDVRSILPGVMIMSVLFGTTSMLSVTITFERRSASFNRLLLAPISLTLLILAKTSGAILFGVANAFVPMLFALFVTNLGGIHWGTLFAAVLFTAVTSTLLALFIAVSVSEVFEAQTFSNFFRFPMIFLCGLFVPLGDLPWYVRPLSFILPPTYGVDLARSAITGSGSIPFGVSLSVLSAMTALLFAGSLANVKRRWVL; this is translated from the coding sequence ATGACGGCCTGGATCGCGTTCTGGAGCATCCTTCGGAAAGACATGACCACGTACTATCTCAAACCCCCCAACATCAGCTGGGGAATCATCTTCCCTGTTGCGTGGACCCTGGCGTTCTTCATGAGGTCATCCACACCCGTGGATGTGCGATCCATCCTTCCGGGGGTGATGATCATGTCCGTCCTGTTCGGGACTACATCAATGCTTTCCGTCACCATAACCTTCGAACGTCGCAGTGCCTCTTTCAACAGACTGCTTCTCGCCCCTATATCGCTCACCCTTCTGATACTCGCCAAGACGTCCGGCGCCATACTGTTCGGGGTCGCAAACGCTTTCGTGCCAATGCTCTTCGCGCTGTTTGTCACGAATCTAGGTGGAATCCATTGGGGCACTCTGTTTGCCGCCGTGTTATTCACCGCAGTGACATCAACGCTTCTCGCCTTATTCATCGCGGTTTCGGTGAGCGAGGTGTTCGAGGCTCAAACCTTTTCCAACTTCTTCAGATTCCCCATGATATTCCTCTGCGGCCTGTTCGTTCCTTTGGGCGATCTCCCGTGGTATGTACGCCCGTTGTCATTCATCTTGCCCCCGACCTATGGTGTTGACCTGGCGCGTTCAGCTATCACGGGGAGCGGATCGATACCTTTCGGAGTCAGCCTTTCAGTTCTATCTGCGATGACAGCGCTTCTGTTCGCAGGATCGCTTGCGAATGTCAAGAGGCGATGGGTTCTATAA